A part of Oncorhynchus clarkii lewisi isolate Uvic-CL-2024 chromosome 17, UVic_Ocla_1.0, whole genome shotgun sequence genomic DNA contains:
- the LOC139370173 gene encoding B-cell receptor CD22-like: MALRTAGSVLVVFLWSVTVVLGQKGWSVTYTTQSICTLKGSSVDLFCSYTYPRGTVTTTLWFTKMEAGKEPKDLGQDPEYAGRLEYHGVKKKDCTLKITDLRERDSATYKFRFITDQEGGKYYGDPGVTLSVTALQVKITSKTWQNRVTLTCSTTCTLTDNPTYIWYKNGHKVKEDTSSLYSDYFSDADSYSCAVKGHEDRHSPAVCVQGQSCNRVTYTKRRICVLKGSTVDISCTYVSYYSTTSSFWFRSDKSTPEDLTTDPGYAGRVEYPGTYRGPSSLRITDLREEDSAEYRFTFKTDNFEWGHSFPGTTLSVTGLQVKVTPAAEGQKTLTCITTCTLTDNPTYIWYKNGQRLDEPTSQQYSSNILVVLGHSADSYSCTVEHHEDLHSPAVYAPKNTSVSVSPSGEIVEGSSVTLTCSSNANPPVDKYTWYKKNVTSPKASGQSYSITNIISEDRGEYYCEAQNGRGSMNSTALMIIVAGKQTSVVTAAVGIIVVVPVLILCLSGLMWFRRFTGGSDATTDTQSVRPDSNSDTYTGLNMRTMSPDYDTLASVNPDPNSDPNSDMYTPLNMKTSSPEM, translated from the exons ATGGCCTTGAGAACAGCAGGAAGTGTGTTggtggtctttctctggtctgtgaCAG TGGTACTGGGTCAGAAAGGATGGAGTGTTACATACACCACTCAGAGTATCTGTACCTTGAAGGGGTCATCAGTGGATCTGTTCTGCTCTTACACATATCCCAGAGGTACAGTCACAACAACACTCTGGTTCACTAAAATGGAGGCTGGTAAAGAACCTAAAGATCTAGGTCAGGACCCAGAGTATGCAGGTCGTCTGGAGTATCATGGGGTTAAGAAGAAAGACTGTACCCTGAAAATcacagacctgagagagagagactcagctaCGTACAAGTTCAGATTCATAACAGATCAGGAAGGAGGGAAATATTATGGAGAtcctggagtcactctgtctgtaaCAG CTCTGCAGGTGAAGATAACTTCTAAAACTTGGCAAAATAGGGTGACACTGACCTGTagcaccacctgtactctgaCTGACAACCCCACCTACATCTGGTACAAGAACGGACACAAAGTAAAGGAGGACACCTCCAGCCTGTACTCAGACTACTTTAGTGATGCAGACAGTTACTCCTGTGCTGTAAAAGGCCACGAGGATCGCCACTCTCCTGCAGTGT GTGTTCAGGGTCAGAGCTGCAACAGAGTGACTTACACCAAGAGGAGAATCTGTGTCTTGAAGGGGTCAACAGTGGACATATCCTGTACTTATGTTAGTTATTATTCCACCACATCATCATTCTGGTTTAGAAGTGATAAGTCGACCCCTGAAGACCTAACCACAGACCCAGGGTATGCAGGTCGTGTGGAGTACCCTGGAACATACAGAGGTCCCTCCTCCCTGAGAATCACAGATCTGAGAGAGGAGGACTCAGCTGAGTATCGCTTCACTTTTAAAACAGACAACTTTGAATGGGGTCATAGTTTCCCAGGAACAACTCTGTCTGTCACAG GTCTGCAGGTGAAGGTGActcctgctgcagagggacagaaGACACTGACCTGTATCACCACCTGTACTCTGACTGACAACCCCACCTACATCTGGTACAAGAACGGACAACGTCTAGATGAGCCCACTTCCCAACAATACTCTAGTAATATCCTAGTAGTGTTGGGTCATTCTGCAGACAGTTACTCCTGTACTGTAGAACACCATGAGGACCTCCACTCTcctgcagtgt ATGCTCCAAAGAACACctcagtgtcagtcagtccctctggtgaaatagtggagggcagttcagtgactctgacctgcagcagtaATGCCAACCCACCTGTGGACAAATACACCTGGTACAAGAAGAACGTAACCTCACCAAAAGCATCAGGACAGAGTTACAGCATCACTAACATCATctctgaggacagaggagaataTTACTGTGAGGCCCAGAATGGAAGAGGATCTATGAACTCTACAGCTCTGATGATCATTGTAGCAG GGAAACAGACCTCAGTTGTGACTGCAGCTGTAGGAATCATAGTGGTTGTTCCAGttctcatcctctgtctctctggactCATGTGGTTCAG GAGATTCACAGGAGGAAGTGATGCGACAACAGACACACAG agtgTCCGTCCTGACTCTAACAGTGACACGTACACAGGTCTGAACATGAGGACCATGTCCCCTGACTATGACACTCTGGCA AGTGTCAATCCTGACCCTAACAGTGACCCCAACAGTGACATGTACACACCTCTGAACATGAAGACCAGTTCACCAGA AATGTGA